One genomic region from Terriglobus aquaticus encodes:
- a CDS encoding translocation/assembly module TamB domain-containing protein, whose translation MSLLSPDPAPEQNPSTPPKATAAKRRHPVVRVLAWLVATVFILLLLIVGGLAIYSNTQDFQNRVRSTLVSTLEESTGGKVDLAAVHFSLWHLSVEADGLVIHGLEGPGQAPYVAADRIFVRVTLKNLFAHATNSTGAMKFITLALLQVDRPQFHLIINKDGTTNQPVPKKPSTSNEPVLDTLLDLQASKVDLNNGVVLLNDKAIPFDLLANNLGVNVRYITASDHYGLTIDMDDLRTRMQQMPQAQSRLHVKGELGRKLIAIQDITFDTGKSSHLDANARVENFDNPVWNVQVKGNLEVPQISVLSGFPGLDAGTVDLDIAGHSCAVTPQAAQQQPHFWQRRHPGSNPGNTKALPPSPECEKGYLVAGGAKLHQVGYRDQYVNVSGVNGGANVRVTPTDLLFNAIALNLPAGGAISGDMRVSNWLGVVPPETPAQSPTVVAGQKTANATAKIANAKPVATGAPVLPPTQRAHAYIDVKLANISLRTINEITEPRQYTDLGFDTAVNGPVHVEWGGDTNDLPKSVIVQADLRLAPQGLRRHGALQDIPVNGVVKANYRGSNELVTIDQLEAHTPASNVNITGSLALERYVTNLNVQADLRDLSEFDSLLNAAGYKSNGKQGSAALPVALHGDAHFQGTVKGPVADIDVKGHLQANQLLAHLGSTGDVAIDSVVADAEYSQSGITVASSTIKRGTAVLQLAGAVQPHRVVRRREVSYEFDDFAKVDLTVHLNDAQMHDVLDIAGQGKLPVTGTLNANARVTGTLGNLNGSGNVGLRNGVAYDQPFDAITANATVQGQNITATALQVRAQGVQVDGNGSYDLKSKHVKAHLQGNDIRLSNLKAVQQAKSPVDGVLTFQADADGTVDVPNLRAHLQLANATYTGKPIGQLVADVHSERDVVYLNANSNLLNTAIQANGQLQLAGDYPMQAHATFTNLDVANALKLTGSTVDATSQISGDLTVSGPAKKPYALQGALVINPLAVRTQGLDFHSVAPVRATLQAGVARLDDFHIVGPETDLTASGSAQVFTADGSPLPPAGGRIDARANGSVNVAIAHRLNPEILASGNIQLAVTASGTTGKPVLGGKVTFANTNLAYAEVPNGLSNMNGTATFTENRLVVDDLTAYSGGGRIKVGGFLQFRNGLFADLTATATAVRVRYYGVSATANANIRLQGDGNGATLSGNVLITRFGLAQTFDFGSIASSAGDVAPPPDPDSLMNKIALDVRVQSSPSLDFQNSYARLAGTVDLSLRGTAAVPSVLGKVTLTDGSATFNDTKYQLERGQIYFNNPIRIDPIVDIDATARVENYDVIIGLHGTSKNPKLTYRSEPPLSQSDVFNLLALGRTAEEASINSQQLQQQGQDPTTNALLGGALNATVSNRVNKLFGGAGKVKIDPAYVGTIGTSSARITVEQQLTPKITVTFATSVNASQQQLIAAQYQVSDNVTIVASRDENGVFSIVYKIRQRYH comes from the coding sequence ATGTCGCTCCTGTCTCCCGATCCCGCTCCCGAACAGAACCCTTCCACGCCGCCGAAAGCCACCGCGGCCAAGCGCCGCCACCCGGTTGTGCGGGTGCTCGCCTGGCTGGTGGCGACGGTGTTCATCCTGCTGTTGCTCATTGTGGGTGGGCTGGCGATCTACTCCAATACCCAAGACTTCCAGAATCGGGTTCGTTCCACGCTGGTGTCCACGCTGGAAGAGTCCACTGGCGGCAAGGTCGATTTAGCGGCGGTTCATTTCAGTCTCTGGCACCTCTCCGTAGAAGCTGATGGCCTGGTGATCCACGGGCTGGAAGGCCCCGGGCAGGCGCCGTACGTGGCGGCTGATCGCATTTTCGTGCGCGTCACGCTCAAGAACCTGTTCGCGCACGCCACCAACAGCACCGGCGCGATGAAGTTCATCACGCTCGCGCTGCTGCAGGTAGACAGGCCGCAGTTCCACCTGATCATCAACAAAGACGGCACCACCAACCAGCCGGTGCCGAAGAAGCCGAGTACCAGCAATGAGCCGGTTCTGGATACGCTGCTGGACCTGCAGGCGAGCAAGGTTGACCTGAACAACGGCGTCGTCCTGCTGAACGACAAGGCGATCCCGTTCGACCTGCTGGCGAATAACCTTGGTGTCAACGTCCGCTACATCACGGCCAGCGACCACTATGGTCTGACCATCGATATGGACGACCTGCGCACGCGCATGCAGCAGATGCCGCAGGCGCAGAGCAGACTGCATGTGAAGGGCGAGCTGGGCCGCAAGCTGATCGCGATCCAGGACATCACCTTCGACACGGGTAAGAGCTCGCACCTGGACGCAAACGCGCGCGTCGAGAACTTCGACAACCCCGTCTGGAACGTGCAGGTGAAGGGCAATCTCGAGGTGCCGCAGATCAGTGTTCTCAGCGGTTTCCCCGGCTTGGACGCGGGCACGGTTGACCTGGACATCGCCGGCCACTCCTGTGCCGTCACGCCGCAGGCGGCCCAGCAGCAGCCGCACTTCTGGCAGCGCCGTCACCCGGGCTCGAACCCGGGCAACACCAAGGCTCTGCCGCCCAGCCCGGAGTGTGAGAAGGGCTACCTGGTCGCCGGCGGTGCCAAGCTGCACCAGGTTGGCTATCGCGACCAGTACGTGAATGTGTCGGGCGTAAATGGCGGAGCGAATGTGCGCGTCACGCCCACCGATCTGCTGTTCAACGCCATCGCCCTGAACCTGCCCGCCGGCGGCGCTATCTCCGGCGATATGCGTGTGAGCAACTGGCTGGGTGTGGTGCCGCCGGAGACTCCGGCGCAGTCACCCACCGTTGTAGCCGGCCAGAAGACCGCTAATGCGACGGCAAAGATTGCGAACGCAAAGCCAGTCGCCACGGGTGCCCCGGTGCTGCCGCCTACGCAGCGCGCCCACGCCTACATCGATGTAAAGCTGGCCAACATCTCGCTCCGCACAATCAACGAGATTACCGAGCCGCGCCAATACACCGATCTCGGCTTCGACACTGCTGTGAACGGGCCCGTCCACGTGGAGTGGGGCGGTGACACCAACGACCTGCCGAAGTCCGTCATCGTGCAGGCCGACCTCCGGCTCGCGCCGCAGGGGCTCCGTCGCCACGGCGCGCTCCAGGACATTCCGGTCAATGGTGTGGTCAAGGCAAACTACCGCGGCTCCAACGAACTGGTCACCATCGATCAGCTGGAAGCGCACACCCCCGCCAGCAACGTCAACATCACGGGGTCGCTGGCGCTGGAGCGTTACGTCACGAACCTGAACGTGCAGGCAGACCTGCGCGACCTGAGCGAGTTCGACTCGTTGTTGAACGCCGCCGGCTACAAGTCCAACGGCAAGCAGGGCAGTGCCGCCCTTCCGGTTGCGTTGCACGGTGATGCCCACTTCCAGGGCACCGTTAAAGGACCCGTCGCTGACATCGATGTCAAAGGTCACCTTCAGGCCAACCAACTGCTGGCCCACCTGGGATCCACCGGCGATGTGGCGATCGACTCTGTCGTCGCCGACGCCGAGTACTCGCAGAGCGGTATCACCGTTGCCAGCTCCACTATCAAGCGTGGAACCGCCGTGCTGCAGCTTGCTGGCGCGGTACAGCCGCATCGCGTGGTGCGTCGCCGGGAAGTCAGCTACGAGTTCGACGACTTCGCCAAAGTCGATCTGACGGTTCACCTGAATGATGCGCAGATGCATGACGTGCTCGATATTGCGGGCCAGGGCAAGCTGCCTGTCACAGGCACCCTGAACGCGAACGCGCGCGTAACCGGAACGCTCGGCAATCTGAACGGCAGCGGCAACGTGGGTCTGCGTAACGGCGTCGCGTACGACCAGCCGTTCGATGCCATCACCGCCAACGCAACGGTTCAGGGACAGAACATCACCGCGACGGCGCTGCAGGTGCGTGCACAAGGGGTTCAGGTCGACGGCAACGGCAGCTACGACCTGAAATCGAAGCACGTGAAGGCTCACCTGCAGGGCAATGACATCCGGCTGTCCAACCTGAAGGCCGTGCAGCAGGCGAAGTCGCCCGTGGACGGTGTGCTCACCTTCCAGGCGGATGCAGACGGCACCGTGGACGTGCCGAACCTGCGCGCCCACCTGCAATTGGCAAACGCGACCTATACAGGCAAGCCGATCGGGCAGCTCGTGGCCGACGTGCACAGCGAGCGCGATGTCGTCTACCTGAACGCCAACTCGAACCTTCTCAACACCGCCATCCAGGCCAACGGACAACTGCAGCTTGCGGGCGATTACCCAATGCAGGCGCACGCCACGTTTACGAACCTGGATGTCGCGAACGCTCTGAAGCTGACTGGATCCACGGTCGATGCCACGTCGCAGATCAGCGGCGACCTGACGGTAAGCGGCCCCGCGAAGAAGCCCTATGCTCTGCAGGGCGCTCTCGTGATCAACCCGCTTGCGGTTCGCACGCAGGGTCTAGACTTCCACAGCGTCGCTCCGGTGCGAGCCACGTTGCAGGCGGGCGTGGCCCGGCTAGACGATTTCCACATCGTCGGTCCGGAGACGGATCTGACGGCGTCGGGCTCCGCACAGGTCTTTACGGCCGACGGGTCTCCGCTGCCACCCGCAGGCGGTCGCATCGATGCGCGCGCGAACGGAAGCGTGAACGTCGCCATCGCACATCGTTTGAACCCCGAAATTCTGGCGTCCGGCAACATCCAGCTAGCGGTCACCGCTTCCGGTACCACGGGCAAGCCGGTCCTGGGTGGCAAGGTGACCTTCGCCAACACCAACCTGGCCTACGCGGAAGTGCCGAACGGCCTGTCCAACATGAACGGCACCGCGACCTTCACCGAAAATCGCCTGGTGGTCGATGACCTAACGGCGTACTCCGGTGGCGGCCGCATCAAGGTGGGTGGGTTCCTGCAGTTCCGCAACGGCCTCTTCGCCGACCTGACCGCAACCGCCACCGCGGTCCGCGTGCGGTACTACGGTGTCTCGGCCACCGCAAACGCAAACATCCGCCTGCAGGGCGATGGCAACGGAGCCACGCTGTCGGGCAACGTCCTGATCACGCGCTTCGGCCTGGCGCAGACCTTCGACTTCGGCTCCATTGCGTCCAGCGCGGGCGACGTGGCGCCGCCGCCAGATCCTGACTCGCTGATGAACAAGATCGCGCTCGATGTGCGGGTACAGTCTTCTCCGTCGCTTGATTTTCAGAACAGCTACGCGCGCTTGGCTGGCACGGTAGACCTTTCGCTGCGAGGCACTGCGGCAGTTCCCAGCGTCCTGGGCAAGGTCACGCTCACCGACGGCTCCGCCACCTTCAACGACACCAAATACCAGCTTGAGCGCGGGCAGATCTACTTCAACAACCCGATTCGGATCGATCCGATCGTCGATATCGATGCGACCGCCCGTGTGGAGAATTACGACGTCATCATCGGCCTGCACGGCACGTCGAAGAATCCCAAGCTGACCTACCGCTCTGAGCCACCGCTTTCGCAATCGGACGTGTTCAACTTGCTGGCACTGGGCCGCACGGCAGAGGAAGCGTCCATCAATTCGCAGCAATTGCAGCAGCAGGGACAGGATCCCACCACCAACGCCCTGTTGGGTGGTGCGCTGAACGCTACTGTCTCCAACCGAGTGAACAAGCTGTTCGGCGGCGCTGGCAAGGTCAAGATCGATCCGGCGTACGTCGGTACGATCGGCACCTCGTCCGCCCGCATTACGGTCGAGCAGCAGTTGACGCCCAAGATCACCGTGACGTTCGCGACCAGCGTGAACGCGTCGCAGCAGCAGTTGATCGCTGCGCAGTACCAGGTGAGCGACAACGTCACTATCGTTGCCAGCCGCGACGAAAACGGTGTCTTCTCCATCGTCTACAAGATCCGGCAGCGGTACCACTAG
- a CDS encoding peptidylprolyl isomerase family protein encodes MIAAHTNRLAFFGSLPLLAALCSGVCGAQTTPATASATQQKANENKSPAERGEVVDKLVAIVNSDIILESDVDEEMRFTKLYPYRTSSGDTPRAQALTRLIDRDLILQQIRQPAPVVDKAEVDSEESDLRKDLPACQHADCKSDAGWANFLAQAGFTEDELRSRLQLRAEVLRFIEQRFRSGIRITDKQIEDFYTETMLPQYRKEHATPPSLEVLSPRIEELLLQQQVSKLLDQWLKSLRDSGNVRILKDGEEMP; translated from the coding sequence ATGATCGCCGCGCACACAAATCGCCTCGCCTTCTTCGGATCGCTGCCGCTGCTCGCGGCCTTGTGCTCCGGTGTGTGCGGTGCGCAGACGACCCCGGCAACCGCGTCCGCCACGCAGCAGAAGGCGAACGAGAACAAGTCGCCTGCTGAGCGTGGCGAAGTTGTCGACAAGCTTGTCGCCATCGTCAACAGCGACATCATCCTCGAGAGCGATGTGGACGAGGAGATGCGGTTCACCAAGCTCTATCCGTATCGCACCAGCAGCGGCGACACACCACGCGCGCAGGCATTGACGCGCCTAATCGACCGCGACCTGATCCTGCAGCAGATTCGGCAGCCCGCTCCCGTGGTGGACAAGGCAGAAGTCGATTCCGAAGAAAGCGATTTACGCAAAGACCTGCCCGCATGCCAGCATGCGGACTGCAAGAGCGATGCGGGATGGGCCAATTTTCTGGCCCAGGCTGGATTCACCGAAGACGAATTGCGGTCAAGGCTGCAGTTGCGCGCCGAGGTGCTGCGCTTCATCGAGCAGCGTTTCCGCTCCGGCATTCGCATCACCGACAAGCAGATCGAAGACTTCTACACGGAAACAATGCTGCCGCAGTATCGCAAGGAGCATGCGACGCCGCCGTCATTGGAAGTGCTGAGCCCTCGTATCGAAGAGCTGCTGCTGCAACAGCAGGTAAGCAAGCTGCTGGATCAATGGCTCAAGTCGCTGCGTGACAGCGGCAACGTCCGAATCCTGAAGGACGGGGAGGAGATGCCGTAA
- a CDS encoding BamA/OMP85 family outer membrane protein produces MLAFLLPLSTAWPQEQSPSNANGGSTQQGAVPVPQTANPAGQRNTPVPAQPGTSTPSANSPAISTSPVDQQKAQDAQANLEAAQAASSLYSLRGRRIAAIRFEGVRFESQAAIPGQLGFNVGDALDPAKVRTATRKLFLTGRYRDIQIRAEQQGDGLVLVFSGVPRYFVGRVVIEGVKSGRLASILEYATQLQPGLPFVAADVAAGEQGIRQSLAQSGYYEPRIQSRTLRREDGHQVDITYNVVVGRRAIVGNLTISGDPGMTPEKFRDVAKLNTTNTTLKFFHTKNRVTRDTVGTGLQRLRSYYQKNDRLEAAIALQNSQYAKDRGQLDYNFVDHQGPTVKVVIEGVKVSKARQKQLLPIYEEGTVDQDLLNEGAHNIREFLARQGYFDAEVDPSVKPEIGNNQVAPDGTLLPPPSNINQVVSFDARPGRRYKVAAINIHGNKYFDTQTIRERMSITKADPFNRFGKFSPVLLGNDKDSITSLYRANGFEKVTIDAKETKSNENGKFALITVDVTINEGAQQKYGKVSITGVSPDRQQAMQQLITAEEGQPFSTATLQNDRDGVLQAYLSKGFDQARVEVKQTPEAGDPLRTDVQYQVTEGEQVFVNRVLITGPENTKPKLIIDQLQLKAGDPLDASALVEMQRRYYDLAVFSEANVAIQNPNGQIDRKNVLVQLTEAKRWDVTYGAGFETQLSTPQPNCRAQASLGDGRTGNGCGAAGRAGASFRVSADVTRINLFGTDKSITVHGTYGLLEKIATATLNGPRFFGNPNLTAQISGGYTNVQNISTFQASTLQGLFRVTQKVPKADTFLYDFQYRRVSVNQDSLQVTANLIPLLSQPVRVGGPGFTWFHDTRNPSPLDATKGVYLTFSDFFAHSYFGSQTNFNRLDTTFATYHSWGTLKRRYTFARLTRFGFIHQTGTNPNAGVTGCTGDLLNTNASCNAVPLPERLYAGGATSHRGFGINAAGPRDLTTGYPVGGNAVFVNTFELRLPAPVLPVVGDSLSFVVFHDMGNNFLHLADVFPSFKNFHQPNENTCRQVTGFTTIGTCNFNYWSHAIGLGARYHTPVGPVRLDLSYNLNPTVYPVIDDYSQSLPNHQVGQASHIQFFFSIGQSF; encoded by the coding sequence ATGCTGGCGTTCCTGTTGCCCCTGAGCACGGCCTGGCCGCAGGAGCAGAGCCCGTCAAACGCCAACGGCGGAAGCACACAGCAGGGCGCGGTACCGGTGCCGCAAACGGCGAATCCTGCCGGGCAGCGGAATACTCCGGTTCCGGCGCAACCGGGAACGTCGACGCCCTCGGCGAACTCTCCGGCAATTTCGACCAGCCCAGTCGACCAGCAAAAGGCGCAGGACGCCCAGGCGAACTTAGAAGCGGCACAGGCTGCGAGTTCGCTGTACTCGTTGCGCGGACGCCGGATTGCTGCCATCCGCTTTGAGGGCGTGCGGTTCGAGAGCCAGGCGGCCATCCCGGGCCAGTTGGGATTCAACGTGGGGGACGCGCTCGATCCCGCGAAGGTACGAACGGCCACCCGCAAGTTGTTCCTGACCGGCCGCTACCGTGATATCCAGATTCGCGCGGAGCAGCAGGGCGACGGCCTCGTTCTAGTCTTCTCAGGCGTACCACGCTATTTTGTGGGCCGGGTCGTGATTGAGGGCGTCAAGTCCGGACGGCTCGCCTCCATCCTGGAGTACGCGACGCAACTGCAGCCCGGCCTGCCGTTTGTGGCAGCCGACGTCGCTGCAGGCGAGCAGGGGATTCGCCAGTCGCTGGCACAGAGTGGCTACTACGAGCCGCGCATCCAGTCGCGCACGCTGCGTCGGGAGGACGGTCACCAGGTCGACATCACCTACAACGTCGTGGTGGGTCGGCGCGCCATCGTCGGCAACCTGACCATCTCAGGCGATCCCGGGATGACGCCCGAGAAGTTCCGCGACGTTGCCAAACTGAACACCACCAACACCACACTCAAGTTCTTCCATACCAAGAACCGCGTGACCCGCGACACGGTGGGAACGGGTCTGCAGCGGCTGCGCAGCTATTACCAGAAGAACGATCGGCTGGAAGCCGCGATCGCGCTGCAAAACTCGCAATACGCAAAAGACCGCGGGCAGTTGGACTACAACTTCGTCGATCACCAGGGACCCACGGTCAAGGTCGTGATTGAAGGCGTCAAGGTATCGAAGGCGCGTCAAAAGCAGTTGCTTCCCATTTATGAAGAGGGAACCGTCGATCAGGACCTGCTGAATGAAGGCGCGCACAACATCCGCGAGTTCCTGGCGCGGCAGGGATACTTCGACGCGGAGGTAGATCCGTCCGTCAAGCCGGAGATCGGCAACAACCAGGTAGCACCGGATGGCACGCTTTTACCGCCCCCTAGCAATATCAACCAGGTCGTCTCGTTTGACGCGCGGCCGGGACGTCGTTACAAGGTTGCCGCGATCAACATCCACGGCAACAAGTACTTCGACACTCAGACCATCCGCGAGCGGATGTCGATCACCAAGGCAGACCCATTCAACCGGTTCGGCAAGTTCTCCCCGGTGCTCCTCGGCAACGACAAGGACTCCATCACGTCGCTGTACCGGGCGAACGGCTTCGAAAAGGTGACCATCGACGCCAAGGAGACCAAGAGTAACGAGAACGGCAAGTTCGCTCTGATCACCGTGGACGTCACGATCAACGAAGGCGCGCAGCAGAAATACGGCAAGGTCTCCATCACCGGTGTTTCGCCCGACCGGCAGCAGGCGATGCAGCAGTTGATCACTGCCGAAGAAGGCCAGCCGTTCTCCACCGCAACGCTGCAGAACGATCGCGATGGCGTGCTGCAGGCCTACCTGTCGAAGGGCTTCGATCAGGCGCGCGTCGAGGTGAAGCAGACGCCTGAGGCTGGCGATCCTTTGCGCACCGACGTGCAGTACCAGGTGACCGAGGGCGAGCAGGTGTTCGTCAATCGTGTCCTGATCACCGGTCCTGAGAACACCAAGCCAAAGCTGATCATCGATCAATTGCAGTTGAAAGCCGGCGACCCGCTCGACGCCTCTGCGCTGGTCGAAATGCAGCGTCGTTACTACGACCTGGCCGTCTTTAGTGAAGCGAATGTCGCCATTCAGAACCCGAATGGGCAGATCGACCGCAAGAACGTTCTCGTGCAGTTGACCGAGGCGAAGCGGTGGGATGTGACGTACGGCGCCGGTTTTGAAACGCAGCTTTCCACCCCACAACCCAACTGCCGCGCGCAAGCCTCCCTGGGCGACGGTCGAACGGGAAACGGGTGCGGAGCTGCTGGGAGGGCAGGTGCGTCGTTCCGGGTTTCGGCAGACGTGACACGCATCAACCTATTCGGCACAGACAAGTCGATCACCGTGCACGGTACCTACGGCTTGCTCGAGAAGATCGCCACGGCCACCCTGAACGGACCGCGGTTCTTCGGCAACCCCAACCTGACCGCGCAGATCAGCGGCGGTTATACCAACGTGCAGAACATCTCAACCTTCCAGGCCAGCACCTTGCAGGGCCTGTTCCGGGTGACGCAAAAGGTTCCGAAGGCAGACACGTTTCTCTACGACTTCCAGTACCGCCGCGTCAGCGTAAACCAGGACAGCCTGCAGGTCACGGCGAACCTGATTCCGTTGCTCTCGCAGCCGGTTCGTGTGGGTGGCCCTGGCTTCACCTGGTTCCACGACACGCGCAATCCGTCCCCCCTGGACGCGACCAAGGGCGTTTACCTGACGTTTTCCGACTTCTTCGCACACTCCTACTTTGGTTCGCAGACCAACTTCAACCGGCTTGACACTACGTTCGCTACGTACCACTCGTGGGGCACGCTCAAGCGTCGGTATACCTTTGCGCGGCTTACCCGGTTCGGCTTTATCCACCAGACCGGCACCAATCCAAATGCTGGCGTGACTGGATGCACCGGCGACCTGTTGAACACGAACGCCTCGTGCAATGCAGTGCCGCTGCCCGAGCGCCTGTACGCCGGCGGCGCCACCTCGCATCGCGGCTTTGGCATCAACGCTGCCGGACCGCGCGACCTGACCACCGGATACCCCGTCGGCGGCAATGCAGTCTTTGTCAACACGTTCGAACTGCGCCTGCCAGCACCGGTGCTGCCGGTCGTTGGCGACAGCCTCTCGTTCGTGGTGTTCCACGACATGGGCAACAATTTCCTGCACCTCGCCGATGTGTTTCCGTCGTTCAAGAACTTCCACCAACCGAACGAGAATACGTGCCGGCAGGTGACGGGCTTCACCACCATTGGCACCTGCAACTTCAATTACTGGTCGCACGCCATAGGTCTGGGTGCCCGGTATCACACACCGGTCGGTCCAGTTCGCCTGGACCTCAGCTACAACCTGAATCCGACCGTGTATCCCGTCATCGACGACTACTCGCAGTCGCTGCCGAATCACCAGGTCGGTCAGGCGAGCCACATCCAGTTCTTCTTCTCGATCGGGCAGAGCTTCTAA
- a CDS encoding ThiF family adenylyltransferase, with protein sequence MQTETAEVSPGTGQAEERWDRYSRQILFRPVGLEGQQRLAEAHVAVVGCGATGAAAASLLARAGVGRITVLDRDFVEWSNLQRQVLFTEEDAAEALPKAEAARRRLSGINGEVEVLAHVADLSPSNIGSLLTGADILLDGTDNFETRYLLNDFAVERGVPWIYAAAIGSYAATMNILPAGEHRTACLACLFPEPPGGTVETCDTAGILNTAVNVAASLQVTEALKLLTGNAAQMRRTLWSMDLWTGESAQIRADKPRTDCQTCGRRDFPHLRGEGRPHITLCGRNSVQIHERSRPVDFQELADRLRPHGEVRFNGLMLRFHLGEFTLNVFPDGRTVVQGTSDPVRARTLYARFIGS encoded by the coding sequence ATGCAGACGGAAACCGCAGAAGTGTCGCCAGGGACGGGCCAAGCGGAGGAGCGCTGGGACCGCTATTCGAGGCAGATTCTTTTCCGTCCCGTGGGTTTGGAGGGACAACAACGCCTTGCGGAAGCCCACGTTGCGGTAGTGGGCTGCGGTGCGACCGGTGCAGCCGCGGCATCTCTGCTGGCGCGTGCTGGCGTGGGCCGCATTACGGTGCTCGATCGCGATTTCGTCGAATGGTCCAACCTTCAGCGCCAGGTGCTCTTTACGGAAGAGGACGCTGCGGAAGCACTGCCCAAGGCGGAAGCGGCACGTCGCAGACTGTCCGGCATCAACGGCGAAGTGGAGGTACTGGCGCATGTCGCCGACCTGTCCCCTTCCAACATCGGATCGCTACTGACCGGCGCGGACATCCTATTGGATGGCACCGACAATTTCGAGACACGCTACCTGCTGAACGACTTCGCAGTCGAACGCGGGGTGCCCTGGATCTACGCTGCGGCCATTGGGAGCTATGCCGCGACGATGAACATCCTTCCGGCGGGTGAGCACCGGACAGCCTGCCTGGCGTGCCTCTTCCCCGAACCGCCCGGAGGTACCGTCGAGACCTGCGACACTGCAGGCATCCTCAACACCGCCGTTAACGTCGCAGCGTCGCTGCAGGTGACCGAAGCGCTGAAGCTGCTGACGGGCAACGCCGCACAGATGCGTCGCACGCTGTGGTCAATGGATCTTTGGACCGGTGAGTCCGCGCAAATTCGTGCAGACAAGCCCCGGACAGACTGCCAGACCTGCGGCAGGCGGGACTTCCCGCACCTGCGTGGCGAGGGTCGCCCGCACATCACCCTGTGCGGCCGCAATTCCGTGCAGATTCACGAGAGGAGCCGGCCGGTGGATTTCCAGGAGCTCGCGGACCGCCTCCGCCCACACGGCGAGGTGCGCTTCAATGGCCTGATGCTTCGCTTCCACCTCGGAGAGTTCACCCTGAACGTCTTCCCCGACGGCCGGACCGTCGTGCAGGGTACCAGCGATCCCGTGCGGGCACGCACGCTCTACGCCCGGTTCATCGGCAGCTAG
- a CDS encoding RNA polymerase sigma factor, giving the protein MHTQVYSMAQTNSTPPPGLFKRNPPIAGEADALERAKNGDPDAFSKLYALHKRRVYTLCLRMLGNVSEAEDMTQEAFLHLYRKLGSFRGESAFSTWLHRLTVNLVLMHLRKKGLQLVSLEETINPSEEDAPKRDFGSRDPRLSGSVDRVALERAVGTLPPGYRLVFVLHDVEGYEHNEIAEMLECSTGNSKSQLHKARLKLREILRQQEQAAGSPKLQEAAQ; this is encoded by the coding sequence ATGCACACACAGGTTTATTCAATGGCTCAAACGAATTCGACGCCTCCCCCTGGGTTGTTCAAACGGAATCCGCCCATCGCTGGTGAGGCCGACGCCCTGGAGCGCGCCAAGAACGGCGACCCGGACGCCTTTTCCAAGCTGTACGCCCTGCACAAGCGGCGTGTGTACACGCTATGTCTCCGCATGCTGGGCAACGTCTCAGAAGCCGAGGACATGACCCAGGAGGCATTCCTCCACCTCTATCGCAAGCTCGGTTCCTTCCGCGGCGAGAGTGCGTTTTCCACCTGGCTGCACCGGCTCACGGTGAACCTGGTGCTCATGCACCTGCGTAAGAAGGGCCTGCAGCTCGTATCCCTGGAAGAAACGATCAACCCGTCCGAAGAGGACGCGCCCAAGCGGGACTTCGGATCGCGTGACCCGCGTCTCTCCGGTTCGGTGGATCGCGTGGCGCTGGAGCGTGCGGTTGGAACGCTGCCTCCGGGATATCGCCTGGTTTTCGTGCTGCACGACGTGGAAGGCTACGAGCACAACGAGATCGCGGAGATGCTGGAGTGCTCGACCGGCAACAGCAAGTCGCAACTGCACAAGGCGCGTCTGAAGCTGCGTGAAATCCTGCGACAGCAGGAGCAGGCAGCCGGCAGCCCGAAGCTGCAGGAGGCGGCTCAATGA
- a CDS encoding shikimate kinase, with protein sequence MNAVCEPEEALESQPETAILEERATMPARPATSPTRIVLTGFMGAGKSTVGRLLAERLGWRFVDVDEAITEKAGMPVTQIFAKYGEFVFRRMETSAIAHALGERDAVIALGGGAVEVLANRLLLEQTPRTTVAFLEASLPVLLARCHAQDGGETRPNLSTAEERFQYRAPLYRRVARLRLNTGEQTPQQIAAALQEMAGVGASTDLP encoded by the coding sequence ATGAACGCAGTTTGTGAACCGGAAGAAGCACTCGAAAGCCAGCCGGAAACGGCGATACTCGAAGAGCGAGCCACCATGCCTGCCAGACCAGCAACTTCACCAACCCGCATCGTACTCACCGGTTTTATGGGAGCGGGTAAGTCCACAGTGGGCCGGTTGCTGGCGGAGCGCCTCGGTTGGCGGTTCGTGGACGTGGATGAAGCCATTACCGAAAAGGCCGGCATGCCTGTCACACAGATCTTTGCCAAGTACGGCGAGTTCGTCTTCCGCCGCATGGAAACTTCAGCCATTGCGCACGCTTTGGGCGAACGCGACGCGGTGATCGCGCTCGGTGGCGGCGCTGTGGAGGTGCTGGCGAACCGGCTCTTGCTGGAGCAGACACCTCGCACGACAGTGGCATTTCTTGAGGCCTCCCTGCCCGTCCTGCTGGCGCGCTGCCACGCACAGGACGGCGGAGAGACGCGGCCCAACCTGTCCACAGCGGAGGAACGGTTTCAGTACCGTGCCCCGCTGTACCGGCGCGTTGCGCGCCTGCGCTTGAACACAGGCGAGCAGACGCCGCAGCAGATCGCTGCGGCGTTGCAGGAGATGGCCGGCGTGGGCGCCAGCACCGATCTGCCGTAA